One window of the Mycobacterium xenopi genome contains the following:
- the ettA gene encoding energy-dependent translational throttle protein EttA codes for MQWIYQLNRARVVRGDKVILDDVTLSFLPGAKIGVVGPNGAGKSTLLRVMAGLEKPSNGDARAAPDISVGLLPQEPVLDENKSVLDNVRAGVADTEALLARYTEITARLADDCSDELLTEMGSLQEQLDHRGAWDLDSRLEQAMDALRCPPSDADVRDLSGGERRRVALCRLLLAQPDLLLLDEPTNHLDAESVQWLELHLADYPGTVVAVTHDRYFLDNVAQWILELDRGHAYPYQGNYTTYLDTKAARLQVEGRKDAKRLRYLQRELEWVRSGAKARQAKSSARLRRYEEMAAQAAKTRRIDFDEIHIPPGPRLGSLVIDVENLAKSFDGRELFRDLSFSLPRNGIVGIIGPNGVGKTTLFQMITGNEAPDSGKIRIGDTVRIAYVDQNRANIDPNRTAWEVVSGGDDVLRIGSVEVPSRAYLAAFGFKGADQQKPARLFSGGERNRLNLALTLKQGGNVLLLDEPTNDLDTETLESLENAIGEFPGCVVVTAHDRWFLDRVATHVLAWEGTESDPAQWYWFEGNFAAYEQNKIVRLGAEAARPHRVTHRRLTRD; via the coding sequence GTGCAGTGGATTTATCAGCTGAACCGAGCCCGCGTCGTGCGCGGTGACAAGGTGATCCTTGACGACGTCACCCTGTCGTTCCTTCCCGGGGCAAAGATCGGCGTGGTTGGCCCCAACGGAGCGGGCAAGTCGACTCTGCTGCGCGTGATGGCCGGGCTCGAGAAGCCGTCGAACGGGGACGCGCGAGCTGCGCCGGACATCTCCGTGGGCCTGCTGCCACAGGAGCCGGTTCTCGACGAAAACAAGAGCGTGCTCGACAATGTGCGCGCCGGAGTGGCCGATACCGAGGCACTGCTGGCGCGCTACACCGAGATCACCGCCCGCCTCGCCGACGACTGCAGCGATGAACTTCTTACTGAAATGGGTTCGCTGCAGGAGCAATTGGACCACCGCGGCGCCTGGGACCTTGACTCCCGTCTCGAACAGGCGATGGACGCGCTGCGCTGCCCGCCGTCCGACGCCGACGTGCGGGATCTTTCCGGCGGTGAACGCCGTCGAGTCGCGTTGTGCCGGTTGCTGTTAGCGCAGCCGGATCTGCTGCTGCTGGACGAGCCGACCAACCACCTCGACGCGGAGAGCGTGCAATGGCTCGAACTGCATCTCGCCGACTATCCGGGCACTGTTGTCGCCGTCACCCATGACCGCTATTTTCTCGACAACGTCGCGCAGTGGATTCTCGAGCTCGACCGGGGCCACGCTTACCCTTATCAAGGCAACTACACCACCTACCTCGACACCAAGGCCGCCCGACTGCAGGTCGAAGGACGCAAGGACGCCAAGCGGCTGCGTTACCTGCAGCGCGAGTTGGAATGGGTTCGCTCGGGAGCCAAGGCCCGGCAGGCGAAAAGCAGTGCACGGCTTCGCCGTTACGAGGAAATGGCGGCGCAGGCCGCCAAGACCCGTCGCATTGACTTCGACGAAATCCACATTCCACCCGGTCCAAGGCTGGGCAGCTTGGTGATCGACGTCGAAAATTTGGCCAAGTCGTTCGACGGTCGCGAGCTGTTTCGCGATCTGTCGTTCTCCTTGCCGCGCAATGGAATTGTGGGCATTATCGGGCCCAACGGCGTCGGCAAGACCACCCTGTTCCAAATGATCACCGGGAACGAGGCGCCGGACTCGGGCAAGATCAGAATCGGCGACACCGTCCGGATCGCTTACGTGGACCAGAATCGTGCGAACATCGACCCCAACCGCACCGCCTGGGAGGTTGTGTCAGGCGGTGACGACGTCCTGCGCATCGGGTCGGTGGAGGTTCCTTCGCGGGCGTACCTGGCTGCGTTCGGTTTCAAGGGCGCCGATCAACAAAAGCCTGCGCGGTTGTTTTCGGGTGGGGAGCGCAACCGGCTCAATCTGGCTCTTACCCTCAAGCAGGGCGGCAACGTGCTGCTGCTGGATGAGCCAACCAACGACTTGGATACCGAAACGCTCGAGTCGCTGGAGAACGCGATCGGCGAGTTTCCCGGGTGCGTAGTTGTCACCGCCCACGATCGGTGGTTCCTGGACCGGGTTGCGACCCATGTTCTCGCGTGGGAGGGCACGGAAAGCGATCCCGCGCAGTGGTATTGGTTCGAAGGCAACTTCGCCGCATACGAACAGAACAAGATCGTCAGGTTGGGGGCTGAAGCCGCGCGCCCTCATCGGGTGACCCATCGAAGGCTCACCCGCGACTGA
- a CDS encoding ABC transporter ATP-binding protein — MGTAIQVEGLTKSFGSSRIWEDVTLTLPEGEVSALIGPSGTGKTVFLKSLIGLVKPERGSIVVDGTDIMQCSARELYEIRRLFGVMFQDGALFGSLNLFDNCAFPLREHTKKKESEIRDIVMEKLEMVGLAGDEKKFPGEISGGMRKRAGLARSLVLDPEIILCDEPDSGLDPVRTAYLSQLLIDINAQIDATILIVTHNINIARTVPDNIGMLFRRKLVMFGAREVLLTSDEPVVRQFLHGRRIGPIGMSEEKDEATMAEEQAQVEAGHHHGGVEEIEGVPPQINPTPGMPERKAVTRHQARVRETLHLLPRKAQEAILDSFEGESLGAR; from the coding sequence ATGGGCACTGCAATCCAAGTGGAAGGGCTCACCAAGTCGTTCGGATCGTCGCGGATCTGGGAAGACGTGACGCTGACCCTGCCGGAGGGAGAAGTTAGCGCGTTGATCGGCCCCTCCGGTACCGGCAAGACGGTGTTCCTGAAGTCGTTGATCGGTTTGGTGAAGCCGGAGCGGGGCTCGATCGTCGTCGACGGCACCGACATCATGCAATGTTCGGCCAGGGAACTCTACGAGATCCGGCGGCTCTTCGGTGTGATGTTCCAAGACGGTGCGCTGTTCGGGTCGTTGAATTTGTTCGATAATTGCGCATTCCCGTTGCGTGAGCACACCAAGAAGAAGGAAAGCGAAATCCGTGACATCGTCATGGAAAAGCTGGAGATGGTCGGTCTTGCCGGTGACGAGAAGAAGTTCCCCGGCGAGATCTCCGGGGGGATGCGCAAGCGCGCCGGGCTGGCCCGCTCGCTGGTGCTGGACCCCGAGATCATCCTGTGCGACGAGCCCGACTCCGGTTTGGACCCGGTGCGCACCGCGTATCTGAGCCAGCTGCTGATCGACATCAACGCCCAGATCGATGCCACGATCCTGATCGTCACGCACAACATCAACATCGCACGCACCGTGCCGGACAACATCGGCATGCTGTTTCGCCGCAAGCTGGTGATGTTCGGTGCCCGAGAGGTGCTGTTGACCAGTGACGAGCCGGTCGTTCGGCAATTCCTCCACGGCCGCCGCATCGGCCCGATCGGCATGTCGGAGGAAAAGGACGAGGCCACCATGGCCGAGGAGCAGGCCCAGGTCGAGGCCGGCCACCACCACGGCGGTGTCGAAGAGATCGAAGGTGTGCCGCCGCAGATCAACCCCACGCCCGGCATGCCGGAGCGCAAAGCTGTCACCCGCCATCAGGCACGCGTCCGCGAGACCCTGCATCTACTGCCGAGGAAGGCGCAGGAGGCGATCCTGGACTCCTTCGAAGGCGAGTCCCTCGGCGCACGCTAA